Proteins from one Prevotella sp. E2-28 genomic window:
- a CDS encoding tRNA1(Val) (adenine(37)-N6)-methyltransferase, producing MANSYFSFKQFSISQDKCAMKVGTDGTLLGAWAQGGKNILDIGTGTGLIALMMAQRFPDAHVTGIDIDPSAVEQASENVQNSPFANRITILEADVCQHQGQYDCIVSNPPFFEQSLVCPDSQRSLARHDTSLSYTSLFKAVKSLLTEQGIFSLVVPIDYRNRIFEEAALNGFFMHREWSVQTTPRKSPKRLLLTFALHSTESIDTGVGLLEDAPGLRSSWYSKLTSPFYLH from the coding sequence ATGGCAAATAGTTACTTTAGCTTTAAGCAATTCTCTATTTCACAAGATAAATGTGCAATGAAAGTGGGTACCGATGGTACGCTTTTAGGCGCATGGGCTCAAGGAGGAAAAAACATACTGGACATAGGTACGGGAACGGGGTTGATAGCCCTTATGATGGCCCAGCGTTTCCCTGATGCTCATGTTACAGGAATCGACATAGATCCCTCTGCCGTAGAACAGGCTTCTGAGAATGTGCAGAATTCACCTTTTGCCAATAGAATCACCATTTTAGAGGCAGATGTTTGCCAGCATCAAGGTCAATATGACTGCATTGTCTCTAACCCGCCTTTCTTTGAGCAGTCTCTCGTCTGTCCAGACTCACAACGCTCTTTGGCTCGTCACGACACCAGTCTGTCATACACGAGCTTGTTTAAGGCCGTCAAATCTTTATTGACGGAACAAGGCATATTCTCCCTTGTTGTGCCCATTGATTATAGAAATAGAATCTTCGAGGAGGCCGCTCTCAATGGTTTTTTCATGCATAGAGAATGGTCTGTTCAGACCACTCCACGCAAAAGTCCCAAGCGTCTTCTTCTTACTTTTGCTCTTCATAGTACTGAGTCTATAGACACTGGAGTAGGTCTGTTAGAAGACGCTCCTGGTCTACGCTCATCATGGTACTCTAAGTTAACATCTCCCTTCTACCTCCATTAA